The Planctomycetota bacterium region ACGTTCGACATGCCGCAGGGGCCGGGGCAGCTCTTCGAGATCGCCGCGAAGCACGCGAAGTTCAGCCTCGGCAGCTTCGGGCCGAGCCTCGCCGAGGCGACGTTCTGGGTCGTGCTCATCTATGGCCTGTTCATGAACCTCCAGAACTTCGGCATTGACCAGAGCTACGTGCAGCGCTACCTCACGGCCAGGAGCGACCGCGAGGCCCGGAAGTCGCTCTGGCTCGGCGCCTTGCTCTACCTGCCCATCTCGGCGCTGTTCTTCTTCATCGGCACCGCGCTGTTCGCTTACTTTCAGGCGCGGCCGGGGCTGCTGCCCGAGGGGCTGAGCGCCGACCGCGTGTTTCCCCACTTCATCGTCGAGGGGCTGCCGCAGGGTTTCACAGGCCTGCTCATCGCGGCCATCTTCGCCGCCGCGATGAGCTCGGTGGACAGCAGCCTCAACTGCTCGGCCACGCTGACGCTGGCGGACCTCTGGAAGCGCCACGTCCGCCGCGAAGCGTCCGAGCGCGAGGCGATGTGGGTGTTGCGCATCAGCACCGTGTTCTGGGGCGTGCTGGGCACGAGCATCGCCCTCGCGCTGGCCGTCTTCCACGCCGACGAGAGCACGCTCGACCTGTGGTGGAAGCTTTCGGGCATCTTCAGCGGCGGCATGCTGGGCCTGTTTCTCCTCGGCCTGATCGCTCGGCGGGCAGGCAATGCCGCGGCGGCGGCCGGCGTGGCCTGCGGCCTCGCCGTCATCGCTGCCATGACCTTTCTGCGCACTCCGTTCCACACCTTCCTGGTCCCCGCCTTCGGCGCGACAAGCATCGTCCTTGTCGGCTGCGCTCTGGGCGCGCTCACCCGCGCCGCGCGCGGCGGGGACGGGAGCCGCGCTTGAACCCCGCGCGGGGCGCTGGTAGAGTGGCGGGGCGTGGAATGAGCGAGGAGTCTCACGCAGAGGCAGCGGAGGGAGCAGAGGACAGAGAGGATTTGGGTTGAAATCGCAGATTGCAAATCGCAAATTGCAAATCCCCACAGTCGCGCTCTGTCTCACGGCAGCGCTGGCCAGGATGTGCCCGCTGTCGTGGGGCGGGGCGGCGGAGGCACCCGCCGAGGTGCTCTTCGCGCCCGGCGCGGCGGGCTATGTGACCTCGTGGCTGGTGGCCGGGCCGTTCGGGTTCTTGCGCGACTCGCAGCTCGACCAGGACTTCCTGGGCGGCGAGGCGACCGTTCGCCCAAGGGATGGGGATGTGGTGGGCGGCGTGTCCCCACGCCGCGATCCGCGGGACGGAGACGTCCCGCCCACAGTTCCCGAGAAGCGCGTCGCGTGGCAGGCGGTCGCGTTCGCCGACCCCGTGCTGAACTTCAAGGAACGCTGCCTGCCGCTCGGCAGGTCGGCCTTCTACCTCGCGGCAGCCGTCGTGGCGAAGAAGGACGTTGACCTGGCCCTCGTGCTGACCCACACGGGGCAGGCACGGGCGTGGCTCGACGGCAAGGAAGTGGTGCGAAGCGACAAGGACGCCTACAGCCTGGGGCCGAAGACGGTCGAGCATGCCTTCGCGCTCAAGGCGGGCCAGCGGACGCAATGGCTGCTGAAGCTGGGCTCGGATGGGCGCTACCTCCAGATCCTCGTGCGGCTGAAGTCGGGGCCACGAGCGGCGCAGGCCGACGAGGTGGCCATCGCACTGCCGCTGGCCGCCGGCGCGAAGCCGAACCCCGAGGCATTCCTCCTGCCCTCGTTGAGCCTGGGCCTGCCCCGCCAGCGCTTCGTGGAGCCGGGCGAGAAGGCCAACCTCGCCTTCGGCTTCGAGGGCAGCTACCCGCTGTGCGAGGGGCAGGTGGCCGCGGCCATTGCCGTTGCGGATGCGAAGGGCCAGACGGCCGGCAAGCTCGAGGTGCCGGCGACCAAGCTGCCCGAGCTGGCCCTCGCGCCCGCCGAGGTGGCGTGGACGCCTCCCAAGGAGGGCGGCTCGCCCTTCTTCACCCTCACGGCACAGGTGACGCTCGACGGGCGCAGCCTCGGCACGGTGGCCAGGAAGGTCTACGCCCCCGCCAACATCGGACACTGGACCGGCGACCTGCACAAGCGCCTGCTCGCCCTGGCCTCGGCGAAGAAGCTCGCCTCGGACGACCTGGCCTGCGTGCTGCTGAAGATCGAGAAGGCGGCGATGCTCCAGCAGGGCGGCGACGTGCGCGCCTTCGCGCCCGACACCGTGACCGAGCAGCTCGATACCGCGAGCGACTGGCTCGCGCGCCTCGAGGCAGGCCAGGGTCTGCCGCCCCTCGAGCCCGGCGTGCACGAGCTGGCCTACCTCGCCCCGCAGGACGACTCGGCCCAGCCCTACTACCTGCACGTGCCGCCCGCGGCCAGGGACGCCAAGCCCCTCCCCGCCATCGTCTACCTGCACGGCTACGCCCCGTGGCTCGACAAGACCAACTGGTACGAGGTCTCGGCCGGCCTCACCGCGCAGGCCGACGCCCGCGGCTACGCCGTCATCGTGCCCTTCGCCCGCTCGAACACCGACTTCCAGAGCATCGGCGAGTGGGACGTGATGCACGTGCTCGGCCTCGCGGAGAAGCGGCTCAAGCTCGACCCCGACCGCGTGTTCCTCATCGGCTACTCGATGGGCGGCGCGGGCGTCTACACGCTCGCGGCGCACTACCCCGATCGCTGGGCCGGCGGCATCGTGATGTGCGGCCGGCCGCGGAACTACCTGTGGAAGGACCTCGACCCCGCCAGGGTCGAGCCCTTCAAGCGCCACCTGCTCGACCTCGAGTCGGGCGCGCCCCACGCGCACAACTACACGTACCTGCCGTTCCTGGTGTTCCAGGGCACAGCCGACGTGCTGATCCAGCCCGAGCAGGCCTATCGCTTCGTCGAGGACCTCACTCACCTGGGGCTCAAGGCCCAGCTCGTGAAGCTCGAGGGCCAGAGCCACTGGATCGCCGACGAGGTGTTCTCCACGCCCCAGGTCTTCGACTGGATGGACGCCCGCCGCCGCGAGCCCGCCCCGCGGAACGTGCGGTTCAAGACCCACTCGCTGCTCTACGACCGCGCCTGGTGGCTGACGCTGGACGCCTTCGAGCGCTGGGGCGAACCGGCCGAGGCCAACGCCACGCTCGAGCCGGGCAACAAGCTCGAACTCGCGACGCGCAACGTCGCCGCCCTCACCCTCCGCCCGCCGAAGGAGCTGGCCGACCCCAAGGCGCCCCTGGCGGCGAAGGTGAATGGCAAGGAGGCCCAGCTTGTGCCCGACGCCGAAGGCCGATTCGTCGTCGAGCTGTCGCCCAGACCCGAGGGCCCGCTGCGCAAGAAGCCGACCCTGTGCGGCCCCATCAAGGACGCGTTCAACCGCCGCTTCCTCTTCGTCGTCGGCACGGCGGGCGACCAGGAGGCGACCGAGCGCAACCGCACCCTCGCCCGCCAGATGCAGAAGGAGTGGTACGCCTTCGCCAAGGGCATCCGCCAGATCGCCTCCGACACGGCGATCACCGACGCCGAGATGGCGCGCTCGAACCTCCTCCTCTTCGGCACGCCCAAGACCAACGCCGTCCTGGCCAGGCTGGCCGACAGGCTGCCCATCCGCTTCACCGACGAGGGCTACGAGATCCTCGGCAAGACCTACAAGGCAGGCGAAACGACCGGCCTGATGTTCATCTATCCCAACCCGCTCGCGCCCGAGCGCTACATCGTGGTCTGCGATGGCCAGCGCTACGGCGAAAAGCTCGGCGAGAACCACAAGTACGACCTGCTGCCCGACTTCATCATCTACAGCGCCGAGCCCGACTACGACGACACGAACTGCTTCTACGTGGCGGGGTTCTTCGACGGCGCGTGGAAGCTCGATCCGAAGCTGGCCTGGACGTCGGACGGCCGGCCCAAGCCGCGGCCGACGCTGGCGCCCCCCGCGCGCCCCGACGGGTTCTAGGCAACGCGCCACGATTGCCATTCAGAGCGCCAGGGACGTCGCCCCACCACACCCGTGCAGGCCTGTGGGCGGGGGCTCTGTCCCCCGCGAATCTACTGTAGACGGGGGCCGCGGTAGAGAGCCGAAGAGCCGCGGGGCACGGAGGCCCCGCCCACACGGATCTACAATCGCGGCGTGTGGCTTGGCTGGCGTCACTTCTCCCCGATGCAGTAGAGGAACTTCTCGCCGCGAATGTAGAGGCGGCTGCCGTCGAAGACGGGCGGGCCGTTGGCGACGATCTCCTGCGGCGCCCAGGGCCAGCCGTGGTTCCTCTCATACAGCCCCAAGCTGGCAAGTTCCCTCGCAATGAGGGCTACTGCGCTGGGCCTTGTACGACGACCTGATGTGCAATCTGTATGAAGGCCCTGCCGAGGTGGTTCTCGATGATCTTGATGGCTGGGGTCGCACCCAAGGTGTGGATGCACGCATGGTGGACGGATAGGACCGCATCCTGTAGTTCCTGGTTATCCTCCAGGCGCCGGACCCTCAGCCCGATCTTCTTGCAGCGGTCGTAGGACAGGTGTCGCGCATGCGACTTCGAGAGCGCGTGGTCCGTCAGGTCACGAACGATTCCGTCAGCCATTTTCCTCTTCTTCACCGTCGTTCTGCCTGAGAACATGCCGCCCATAAGCCAATCTGAGACCATCTCCTTCGCCCATTTCATTGCCTTCTCGCACTCCCCAATGAATGCCGGAGGATACTTGGCCAGGATGGGTTGCCATATCGGGATCTTGCTCGGGTCCTTCCCAATCTCCTCCCTTGCACGCTCGAATTCCTCCAGCACCCCGTGGGCAGGAATCCCACGGAACTGAGGGTCGATCGGCCCGAGACTAGACTGCTTGCCCATCCAGATCTCTCGACACGCGCATGCTATCATGGTCCCGGCTGATAGGGCCAGTTGCGGCACAAACGCCCGAATGTCACTGCCGAACATGGCTCTGAGGTAATCCACCAGAGACTCTGTAGCAGCCGTCTCACCTCCCGGCGTATGCAGGAGAAGGTCCAGACCCCTGGAGCGGTCAAGCTGATGCACCACAGTCATCAGCCCGTTCTTGTCCGCGTCGTTAACCTCGACTCCATCGAGGTTGCGCTTCTGGAGCCACCCGGAGTAGTAGAGGATCACATTCCGGCCGGTAAGGTCGGATAGGAGGCGCAAGTACTTACGCCGAATCAGGTCGTGAACGCCGCCGGCGGCCTTCAGCTCGTTGAGGAGTTCATTCCAGTCCGGCATTGGCAGGGCTCATGGCGCTGAACGACGTAGTCCCAGCCTCGATGAAGACGGGGGGCTTCTCCTTCTCCACTTGGTCACTTCGAGAACCCAGGCTCACAAGGTACGCTCGCACCTCAGGCGACTCGATGCCAAGAGTGCGGTACACCCTGTCAATTCTGGTCTGCCGCCTCTTGTCCGTGCGTGCCTTGCCCATCTACGTCACCCCAGCGCAAGTGTTCGATCTGTCGCTTCCGGAAGCAAGGCTATCACATCTATTCCCCCCTGTCAAGCAGCACCGAACCGACAGCTCCCATTCGTCGCTCACTTCTCCCCGATGCAGTAGAGGAACTTCTCGCCGCGAATGTAGAGGCGGCTGCCGTCGAAGACGGGCGGGCCGTTGGCGACGATCTCCTGCGGCGCCCAGGGCCAGTAGCGGTCCACCACGGTCTCGATGCGGTT contains the following coding sequences:
- a CDS encoding S49 family peptidase, which gives rise to MPDWNELLNELKAAGGVHDLIRRKYLRLLSDLTGRNVILYYSGWLQKRNLDGVEVNDADKNGLMTVVHQLDRSRGLDLLLHTPGGETAATESLVDYLRAMFGSDIRAFVPQLALSAGTMIACACREIWMGKQSSLGPIDPQFRGIPAHGVLEEFERAREEIGKDPSKIPIWQPILAKYPPAFIGECEKAMKWAKEMVSDWLMGGMFSGRTTVKKRKMADGIVRDLTDHALSKSHARHLSYDRCKKIGLRVRRLEDNQELQDAVLSVHHACIHTLGATPAIKIIENHLGRAFIQIAHQVVVQGPAQ
- a CDS encoding prolyl oligopeptidase family serine peptidase, giving the protein MQIPTVALCLTAALARMCPLSWGGAAEAPAEVLFAPGAAGYVTSWLVAGPFGFLRDSQLDQDFLGGEATVRPRDGDVVGGVSPRRDPRDGDVPPTVPEKRVAWQAVAFADPVLNFKERCLPLGRSAFYLAAAVVAKKDVDLALVLTHTGQARAWLDGKEVVRSDKDAYSLGPKTVEHAFALKAGQRTQWLLKLGSDGRYLQILVRLKSGPRAAQADEVAIALPLAAGAKPNPEAFLLPSLSLGLPRQRFVEPGEKANLAFGFEGSYPLCEGQVAAAIAVADAKGQTAGKLEVPATKLPELALAPAEVAWTPPKEGGSPFFTLTAQVTLDGRSLGTVARKVYAPANIGHWTGDLHKRLLALASAKKLASDDLACVLLKIEKAAMLQQGGDVRAFAPDTVTEQLDTASDWLARLEAGQGLPPLEPGVHELAYLAPQDDSAQPYYLHVPPAARDAKPLPAIVYLHGYAPWLDKTNWYEVSAGLTAQADARGYAVIVPFARSNTDFQSIGEWDVMHVLGLAEKRLKLDPDRVFLIGYSMGGAGVYTLAAHYPDRWAGGIVMCGRPRNYLWKDLDPARVEPFKRHLLDLESGAPHAHNYTYLPFLVFQGTADVLIQPEQAYRFVEDLTHLGLKAQLVKLEGQSHWIADEVFSTPQVFDWMDARRREPAPRNVRFKTHSLLYDRAWWLTLDAFERWGEPAEANATLEPGNKLELATRNVAALTLRPPKELADPKAPLAAKVNGKEAQLVPDAEGRFVVELSPRPEGPLRKKPTLCGPIKDAFNRRFLFVVGTAGDQEATERNRTLARQMQKEWYAFAKGIRQIASDTAITDAEMARSNLLLFGTPKTNAVLARLADRLPIRFTDEGYEILGKTYKAGETTGLMFIYPNPLAPERYIVVCDGQRYGEKLGENHKYDLLPDFIIYSAEPDYDDTNCFYVAGFFDGAWKLDPKLAWTSDGRPKPRPTLAPPARPDGF
- a CDS encoding sodium:solute symporter → MHELPLLDVVVLLAYTAGVVGLGCWFVRRSQTTDAFMAAGRRLPGWAVGLSIFGTYVSSISFLALPGKAYAANWNPFVFSLSLPLAAWLGVRFFVPYYRRLGNVSAYHALEARFGSWARLYAVACYLLTQVVRVGAILFLVALPLERLLGWDMRLIVLATGVLVTLYTLLGGIEAVIWTDVVQSLVLGAGALACALLLTFDMPQGPGQLFEIAAKHAKFSLGSFGPSLAEATFWVVLIYGLFMNLQNFGIDQSYVQRYLTARSDREARKSLWLGALLYLPISALFFFIGTALFAYFQARPGLLPEGLSADRVFPHFIVEGLPQGFTGLLIAAIFAAAMSSVDSSLNCSATLTLADLWKRHVRREASEREAMWVLRISTVFWGVLGTSIALALAVFHADESTLDLWWKLSGIFSGGMLGLFLLGLIARRAGNAAAAAGVACGLAVIAAMTFLRTPFHTFLVPAFGATSIVLVGCALGALTRAARGGDGSRA